A single Streptococcus thermophilus DNA region contains:
- a CDS encoding replication initiator protein A, translated as MNYLSTMSDIPEFATTVLESGQFYVPRPLMEHCLPEFGANGVTAYALLLDRLRKPIDFIYKGQDDEGNIFIYFSNEDLAEALNCSKTTVISVKKILAQKHLIVEVKQGLGQPNRIYLTDEILSYY; from the coding sequence ATGAATTATCTTTCAACCATGAGTGATATTCCTGAGTTTGCGACAACAGTTTTAGAGAGTGGGCAGTTTTATGTACCTAGACCATTGATGGAACATTGCCTTCCTGAGTTTGGTGCTAATGGAGTTACAGCTTATGCTTTGTTGCTAGATCGGTTACGTAAACCAATAGATTTTATCTATAAAGGTCAAGATGATGAAGGGAATATTTTTATTTACTTCTCAAATGAAGATTTGGCTGAAGCGCTAAATTGTAGTAAAACGACAGTGATTTCGGTTAAAAAAATTCTGGCACAAAAACACCTTATCGTAGAAGTAAAGCAAGGTTTAGGGCAGCCAAATAGAATTTACTTGACTGATGAAATCTTGTCATATTATTAG
- a CDS encoding pLS20_p028 family conjugation system transmembrane protein — MKYDTYSDLVNALETGFLDFNGKTNGNITGENAEKMASFYKYWSNYLDSTPAFLSFLAYIPGAIAKALYSITASLEHVFNNMFKLFGLFGYLGDNNTVIGQFFFWFQVIGTTLFSLILVVSAIAGVFTKPVKYKGVITNFLLVTMVTAVLPLALTSISSVIAQDAMNIQTVSSEAPDGTEHYSSLAIQPMKNNIVDLKVLIDNDFSTELFPLDDYGYIKPPKEGSTPVNNITDSTDKRDTTDFATRIDFGATYGASNSGLLDQMEKKHTGIKGLFLHKLNTNQDGIETITQHRIVGELNAFEPVYMRYKVNWIGMFMQYIILIVLLISMSIKLVKSVFDIVIEAMISPLQGYSSLSNSKKYKELLRTIGGAFAGIIFEAVIMRVTLEFLRDLPTLSVSAVTKLSGGFFDGLNMWEQCLAASLVYIGVFFAAMQGVSMIERWLGVSTGHSDTAQQLLGAMMMGNAFATGAGAIGNGAMAMGGFGLDMAKKAPGAMVAGSKVLGNSLATTGGGIRGAFNAAKDQGALNAVKGGLSNMYSAADLAGKEAVGKAKDFAGGIADNLGQKEQAAHDAVYKGMKNDAVPPRAGFDSTINPNAEFTLNPSGQYGGESLLSDEPSPFENTDSGPSGGGITDPTVTPAEPSGEAFGGISDPTPPARDIPQSIENNPLPNVTHEAPKKTEGSTVSKRNFQQSMNQMQYMNQQMQQAGQRMQGQSHIRGAEIDESEE; from the coding sequence GTGAAATATGATACTTATTCCGATTTGGTCAACGCCTTGGAAACAGGCTTCCTAGATTTCAATGGTAAGACCAATGGGAATATCACAGGGGAGAATGCAGAAAAGATGGCTTCCTTTTATAAATATTGGAGCAACTATCTTGATTCCACCCCAGCTTTCCTCTCCTTTTTAGCCTATATACCAGGTGCCATTGCCAAAGCTCTATATTCCATTACAGCGAGTCTAGAACATGTCTTTAATAATATGTTTAAGCTTTTTGGTTTATTTGGATATTTAGGCGATAACAACACAGTTATAGGACAATTTTTCTTCTGGTTTCAGGTGATAGGAACAACACTATTTAGCTTGATTTTAGTTGTTTCTGCAATAGCTGGTGTTTTTACTAAGCCAGTCAAATACAAAGGGGTGATAACTAACTTCCTTCTAGTGACTATGGTTACGGCAGTGTTACCTTTAGCTTTAACATCTATTTCATCGGTAATTGCTCAAGATGCAATGAATATTCAAACCGTATCTAGTGAAGCACCTGATGGAACTGAACACTATTCATCTTTGGCGATTCAACCGATGAAGAATAATATAGTGGATCTTAAAGTATTGATTGATAATGATTTTTCAACCGAGCTTTTTCCGTTGGATGATTATGGGTATATCAAGCCACCTAAAGAAGGCTCAACGCCAGTCAATAATATTACAGATAGCACTGATAAGCGAGACACTACTGACTTTGCGACACGAATTGATTTTGGGGCAACTTATGGTGCTTCTAATTCTGGATTATTAGATCAAATGGAAAAGAAGCACACTGGTATAAAAGGTTTATTCCTACATAAATTAAACACGAATCAAGATGGAATAGAAACCATTACACAGCACCGTATTGTAGGTGAATTAAATGCCTTTGAACCAGTTTATATGCGATATAAGGTCAACTGGATAGGGATGTTCATGCAATACATTATCCTGATTGTCCTATTAATTTCTATGTCAATTAAGTTGGTTAAATCAGTCTTTGATATTGTGATTGAAGCTATGATTTCACCGCTTCAAGGGTACTCTTCCTTGTCTAATTCCAAGAAGTATAAAGAACTTCTACGAACAATAGGAGGTGCTTTTGCAGGTATCATTTTTGAAGCGGTGATTATGCGTGTGACGCTGGAATTCCTACGTGACTTACCAACGTTATCAGTATCAGCTGTTACAAAATTATCAGGCGGTTTCTTTGACGGTCTTAATATGTGGGAACAATGTCTTGCGGCTTCACTTGTTTATATTGGTGTCTTCTTTGCTGCTATGCAAGGGGTATCAATGATTGAACGTTGGCTTGGCGTTTCTACTGGTCATAGTGATACAGCTCAACAACTGCTTGGAGCGATGATGATGGGTAATGCCTTTGCGACAGGTGCTGGAGCTATCGGTAACGGAGCTATGGCTATGGGAGGCTTTGGACTTGATATGGCTAAGAAAGCTCCTGGAGCAATGGTAGCAGGAAGTAAAGTTCTTGGAAATAGTCTGGCAACAACTGGTGGTGGAATTCGAGGTGCTTTCAATGCTGCTAAAGATCAAGGTGCTTTGAATGCAGTTAAAGGTGGCTTGAGTAACATGTATAGTGCTGCTGACCTTGCAGGTAAAGAGGCTGTCGGTAAAGCGAAAGACTTTGCAGGTGGTATAGCAGATAACTTAGGTCAAAAAGAGCAGGCTGCCCATGATGCTGTTTATAAAGGCATGAAAAATGATGCAGTTCCGCCACGTGCAGGATTTGATTCAACAATCAATCCAAATGCAGAATTTACCTTAAATCCTTCTGGACAATATGGAGGGGAAAGTTTATTATCAGATGAGCCTAGCCCATTTGAAAATACAGATAGTGGCCCAAGTGGTGGTGGTATTACAGATCCAACAGTGACACCAGCAGAACCGTCTGGCGAGGCCTTCGGTGGCATTAGTGATCCAACTCCACCAGCTAGAGACATTCCTCAATCTATTGAAAATAATCCACTTCCCAATGTTACCCATGAAGCACCCAAAAAAACTGAAGGCTCAACGGTTTCTAAACGTAACTTCCAACAATCAATGAACCAAATGCAGTACATGAACCAACAAATGCAACAAGCAGGTCAGCGTATGCAAGGACAATCTCATATAAGAGGTGCTGAAATTGATGAAAGTGAAGAGTAA
- a CDS encoding lipoprotein: MKMKKFFSLLMLGLALIVLAACGQKSAEDIIKTELKDSYTGYSELSGYDSLIFTGGGQELEFDKKNHKLKSGDEEVYYEVVAEDKLPKSMKGIMASHESELKDKHYFIINVGYHKDDIWGKVGDQLYGVVLTEGGKSINIFEFETGYTNDGYFNFTGEAK, translated from the coding sequence ATGAAAATGAAAAAATTTTTTAGTCTATTGATGTTAGGGCTTGCGCTTATTGTTCTAGCAGCCTGTGGTCAAAAGTCAGCTGAAGATATTATCAAAACAGAATTGAAAGATAGTTATACAGGGTATTCAGAACTTTCAGGATATGATAGCTTGATTTTCACTGGAGGGGGTCAAGAGCTTGAATTTGATAAGAAGAATCATAAATTGAAGTCTGGAGATGAAGAAGTTTATTATGAGGTTGTTGCTGAAGATAAATTACCAAAATCTATGAAGGGAATAATGGCATCTCATGAATCAGAATTAAAAGATAAACACTATTTTATTATTAACGTCGGATACCATAAAGATGATATTTGGGGTAAAGTAGGAGATCAGTTGTATGGTGTTGTTCTAACAGAAGGTGGTAAATCAATCAATATATTTGAGTTTGAAACTGGATATACTAATGATGGTTATTTTAATTTCACAGGTGAAGCTAAATAA
- a CDS encoding ParA family protein, whose amino-acid sequence MKIQTTNLDKGGGGKSSHTYNEGDWLSRVKNKRVLLIDGARECNLTHSFDVTSEKTIYDIFTTGEYEICRINDNLSLIRGDERLTDEQLDLSSRNNKYLQLFMWFSEHYDELAEQFDIILIDTHNDESLVTANFIAVSDIVLGVTDASTNGFRAWLALKKFVDYIKSEAVEVITKKSYVKAEAYLIGNKIEFYGNNVTETCKQFLDVVQEDEAYLGSIQKKELVAKSLVINQSVFEQREQMTEKQKQDHQKFYDNIEYVYQNILTVLEGEAA is encoded by the coding sequence ATGAAGATTCAAACAACAAACCTTGATAAAGGTGGTGGCGGAAAAAGTAGTCATACCTACAATGAAGGAGATTGGTTGTCACGTGTTAAAAATAAGCGTGTCTTGCTAATTGATGGGGCAAGAGAATGTAATTTAACGCACTCCTTTGATGTGACTAGTGAAAAGACAATTTATGATATTTTCACAACAGGTGAGTATGAAATCTGCCGTATAAATGATAATCTTAGCTTAATCCGTGGAGATGAGCGACTGACAGATGAACAGTTAGACTTATCCAGTCGAAACAATAAGTATCTTCAGTTATTTATGTGGTTCAGTGAGCACTACGATGAACTAGCTGAACAATTTGATATTATATTAATTGATACGCACAATGATGAAAGTCTAGTGACAGCGAATTTTATTGCTGTATCTGATATTGTCCTGGGGGTAACGGATGCTTCTACTAACGGTTTTCGTGCCTGGTTAGCTCTCAAAAAATTTGTAGATTATATCAAGAGTGAAGCAGTAGAAGTGATTACAAAGAAAAGCTATGTTAAGGCAGAAGCTTATCTTATTGGCAATAAGATTGAATTTTACGGCAATAATGTGACAGAAACTTGCAAGCAATTCTTGGATGTGGTTCAGGAAGATGAGGCTTACTTAGGATCTATTCAGAAAAAGGAGTTAGTGGCTAAGAGTTTAGTTATTAACCAGAGTGTTTTTGAGCAACGTGAACAAATGACTGAAAAACAAAAGCAGGATCATCAGAAATTTTATGATAATATAGAGTATGTCTATCAAAATATTTTAACGGTACTAGAAGGAGAGGCAGCATAA
- a CDS encoding BRCT domain-containing protein: MCDVAGKVVVITGSLRPMSRQDVITFLEKKGAIVQGYVSAQTNILLAGHKQLDLFEPDRRSKKYEAATSRIAEGQEITILSEESFFNMVKKSQS; the protein is encoded by the coding sequence ATGTGTGATGTTGCAGGTAAGGTTGTTGTGATTACAGGAAGTTTACGACCAATGAGCCGACAAGATGTGATTACCTTCCTGGAGAAAAAGGGAGCAATCGTTCAAGGATATGTCTCTGCTCAAACAAATATTCTTCTTGCAGGTCATAAACAACTAGATCTTTTTGAACCAGATAGACGGTCAAAAAAGTATGAAGCTGCAACATCCAGAATAGCAGAAGGGCAAGAAATCACAATTTTGTCAGAAGAATCATTCTTCAATATGGTTAAGAAGTCTCAATCTTGA
- a CDS encoding VirD4-like conjugal transfer protein, CD1115 family — translation MYSWIEAIYYTLIQLAKVNRFNALLLVSFVGYLGYQGIKVVREPLRNLFRLIRGLIDDRELFRERFINRSAELAHILKNRHEIDWKSAGKVKSKQFWNLMKRLMTVVPSFLFLLIGNLLFRLIYKLPFVKQDRKRFDKEMKPLLYFKNYRSFVFMGLGFSFIALILTNYLVTVLRAAIRFLYFSLMTLRDSNQVVVFNVDSLLIQNLFNARVFVIAPILAVPIFIIGLIIAWRSAWVNFEQYRDYNHNEEGDDRFATVKEIHQQYKKVPNKTETYPGEGGVPVLHETRPNLTGLTLGSQMLWQNRTFSRYMTNAERVLGIYAKASGDYYIDDSTTNMLGIGMTRSGKGEGHITTTIDINSRAEIQPSMVLADPKGEHYQSSYKTMRRRGYDVNVLSFQNMDWSMSYNPLALAIAAAKKGYYEMTQTRVNAVAEAIYRKTKPGVGNGNAKYWEDTSISLFNAIAMALIDRANETFKNGETDAWDTVTVRNIAKFLTDLGSEEVFVNDFGEIVENPDREQQVKKKSKITVYFDNLRKINQEQFSKFRDMADLNFRSSDFASEETKGNVFSSMMSGINLFLQDNIAKLTSKNSIDLESVGFPRRLSVKFRSSSNVAMRNEYAHKTAKVTITSQSAWGKTTRQVIHVDAATALIDGEGYLTYVIEPKLPDRFIVTIDFNHENNGDSAIRNKTFQFSAEKVYKKRGKIIALDEYSRKPILDYIKVTVLNEQDDNLLQEEDIDLIYSDNPKVIYLVTPPNRTEYNSIVSLFLDQLFNANYELALSNGRKCVNRILHILDEFTNIPAVPHMDTKISIGLGQNILYYLWIQNLEQLTDKYGENIAATIQDNCSLKIYVKSTSNKTNERFSKDLGTRTITRRRRSSNILDEANPNVSIENPKQELLTPTQLAKLQEGEAVILRGVKGRDNVGRKVTTDPIFLHEKTSLPYRYMFLQDEFDHSMTLADIPVNSEHRELDLQDIAVGAQSTFNKIIDWRTALTDRMRSNGEPPQLATRKQQPKPLPQAQFTSPDELTHAIIADVFDEEEEDDIFFVDDVI, via the coding sequence ATGTATAGTTGGATAGAGGCCATTTATTACACGCTTATTCAATTAGCCAAAGTCAATAGGTTCAATGCTCTCCTCCTAGTTAGTTTTGTAGGCTATCTGGGTTATCAGGGAATAAAAGTTGTGAGAGAACCACTTAGAAATCTTTTCCGGTTGATAAGAGGCTTGATAGATGATAGAGAACTTTTCAGGGAACGTTTCATAAATAGGAGTGCAGAATTAGCTCATATCTTGAAGAATCGTCATGAAATTGACTGGAAGTCAGCTGGTAAAGTTAAGAGTAAACAGTTCTGGAATCTTATGAAGCGACTTATGACAGTTGTTCCTTCATTTTTATTCTTGCTGATTGGTAACCTTCTCTTCCGTCTTATCTATAAATTGCCCTTTGTGAAGCAAGACAGAAAGCGATTTGACAAGGAAATGAAGCCTCTGCTCTACTTCAAAAACTACCGTAGTTTTGTATTCATGGGTTTGGGCTTCAGTTTTATTGCTTTAATTTTGACGAACTATTTGGTAACTGTTTTAAGGGCAGCTATCCGCTTCCTTTATTTCTCACTCATGACATTGAGGGATAGCAATCAAGTTGTCGTCTTTAATGTTGATAGCTTACTCATTCAGAATTTATTTAATGCTAGAGTATTTGTGATTGCACCGATTCTAGCAGTACCAATTTTTATTATTGGTTTAATCATTGCCTGGCGTTCAGCTTGGGTTAATTTTGAACAATATCGTGACTATAACCATAATGAGGAAGGTGATGACCGTTTTGCAACTGTCAAAGAAATTCACCAGCAATATAAGAAAGTTCCCAATAAAACAGAAACTTATCCAGGTGAAGGTGGTGTACCAGTCCTACATGAGACGAGACCGAATCTCACAGGTTTAACATTAGGTTCTCAAATGCTTTGGCAAAACCGCACTTTTAGCCGATATATGACGAATGCTGAAAGAGTCTTAGGGATTTATGCGAAAGCTTCAGGTGATTATTACATCGATGACAGCACCACTAATATGCTTGGTATTGGTATGACACGTTCTGGTAAAGGCGAAGGGCATATTACAACGACTATTGATATCAATAGTCGTGCAGAAATTCAACCGTCGATGGTTCTTGCCGATCCAAAAGGGGAACACTATCAGTCATCATATAAAACCATGCGCCGACGTGGCTATGATGTTAATGTCCTATCTTTCCAGAATATGGATTGGTCTATGTCTTATAACCCTCTAGCTCTTGCAATAGCAGCGGCCAAGAAAGGTTACTATGAAATGACACAGACAAGGGTTAATGCGGTTGCTGAAGCAATTTATCGTAAAACGAAACCAGGTGTTGGCAACGGAAATGCCAAATATTGGGAAGATACCTCTATTTCGCTCTTTAATGCTATTGCTATGGCTCTCATTGACCGAGCTAATGAAACATTCAAGAATGGAGAAACGGATGCCTGGGACACGGTTACAGTTCGAAATATCGCCAAATTCTTAACCGATTTGGGTTCTGAAGAAGTCTTTGTTAATGACTTTGGAGAAATCGTTGAGAATCCAGATCGAGAGCAACAAGTTAAGAAGAAATCTAAAATCACGGTTTACTTTGATAACTTGCGTAAAATCAATCAGGAACAGTTTTCTAAGTTTAGAGATATGGCAGACCTTAACTTTAGGTCGTCTGACTTTGCTTCAGAAGAAACAAAAGGAAACGTATTCTCTAGTATGATGTCTGGTATTAATCTGTTCTTGCAAGATAACATTGCTAAACTCACGTCTAAAAATTCTATTGACCTAGAATCAGTTGGTTTCCCACGTCGCTTATCGGTTAAGTTTCGTTCAAGTTCTAATGTAGCTATGCGTAACGAATACGCTCATAAGACTGCTAAGGTAACAATTACCAGTCAATCGGCTTGGGGTAAAACAACTAGACAAGTTATTCACGTAGATGCTGCAACGGCTTTGATAGATGGTGAAGGTTATCTTACCTATGTGATTGAACCAAAACTTCCTGATCGGTTCATAGTAACGATAGATTTCAACCATGAAAATAATGGTGATTCAGCTATTCGTAACAAGACCTTCCAATTCTCAGCTGAGAAAGTCTATAAGAAGCGTGGTAAAATCATTGCGCTGGATGAATACTCTAGGAAACCTATTTTGGATTATATCAAAGTTACTGTTCTCAATGAACAAGATGATAACCTTCTCCAAGAAGAAGATATTGATTTGATTTATTCAGACAATCCTAAAGTGATTTACCTGGTAACACCACCAAACCGTACTGAATATAATAGTATTGTGTCGCTGTTCTTGGATCAGCTGTTTAATGCCAATTATGAGTTAGCTCTGTCAAATGGCCGTAAGTGCGTTAACAGGATTCTTCATATCCTGGATGAGTTCACAAACATACCAGCAGTTCCTCATATGGATACTAAGATTTCTATTGGGCTTGGCCAAAACATTTTATACTATCTCTGGATTCAAAATCTGGAGCAGTTGACCGATAAATATGGTGAAAATATCGCAGCAACTATTCAAGATAACTGTTCGCTTAAAATCTATGTTAAATCTACCTCTAATAAAACTAATGAACGCTTCAGTAAGGATTTAGGAACACGGACAATCACACGTCGCCGACGTTCTAGCAATATCTTAGATGAAGCTAACCCTAACGTGTCTATTGAAAATCCTAAGCAAGAATTGCTAACACCTACACAATTAGCCAAACTCCAGGAAGGAGAAGCGGTTATTCTACGTGGGGTTAAAGGTCGAGATAACGTTGGTCGTAAGGTAACGACAGATCCAATTTTCTTGCACGAGAAGACCAGCCTTCCTTACCGTTATATGTTCCTTCAAGATGAGTTTGATCACTCTATGACCTTGGCTGATATTCCAGTAAATAGTGAGCATAGAGAGCTTGATCTTCAAGATATAGCAGTAGGAGCACAAAGCACTTTTAATAAAATTATTGATTGGCGTACGGCACTAACTGATCGTATGAGAAGTAACGGAGAACCTCCTCAATTAGCTACAAGAAAGCAGCAACCAAAACCTTTACCTCAAGCTCAGTTCACCTCTCCAGATGAACTAACTCATGCTATTATTGCAGATGTTTTTGATGAAGAAGAGGAAGACGATATCTTCTTTGTAGATGATGTGATATAA
- a CDS encoding CHAP domain-containing protein gives MKKAVLFKILAPLISLVFLISIGVTILAGILGAVSSSQTNCTTEVATSTSTESSISSGDGSIDSFVKEHKEAYILSWKAGGFLPSASITQTMIENGFNFSNPNGTSFWQAHNMGGVKTSSKSNFPVTLATYGEDSVDLTGTKPGANVGDGTGGAYTWFSSYDAGIVGKAEFMAHQTLYTKAINNTDGIATLSAIADGGWATDGTYKTKLIDMYNTLGKKYEWLDKEAISAHGDKPYKAVTASAGDTGPSDTFTSNSKDCSDSSSGGATDGTGTVPADATAWGYSPDNLPESLKQYIIDPKSLGMAYASSSGWFNPGSDYLAGQCVNLTISVGNHLWGHSGSVTGNGKDQAAAWASIFGNSVKTTPKKGAIFSTQSGGGGYGHTGIVCHVFENGSILIVEQNTPLSGADYFKKSYTWNYRIWTPEQQKAEITTFAYPDGKEPKLGK, from the coding sequence GTGAAAAAAGCAGTTCTATTTAAGATACTAGCACCGCTCATCTCTCTTGTGTTTCTAATTAGTATTGGTGTAACCATACTAGCAGGTATTTTGGGGGCTGTTAGTAGTTCTCAAACGAATTGTACAACTGAAGTAGCAACTTCTACCTCTACAGAATCCTCTATTTCTTCAGGTGATGGCTCAATTGATTCATTTGTTAAGGAACACAAAGAGGCTTATATCCTGTCTTGGAAAGCTGGTGGGTTCTTACCGTCTGCATCGATCACGCAGACTATGATTGAAAATGGATTCAATTTCTCTAATCCTAATGGCACCTCATTTTGGCAAGCACACAATATGGGTGGTGTTAAAACTTCGAGCAAGAGCAACTTCCCTGTTACTCTAGCAACTTATGGTGAAGATAGTGTTGACCTAACAGGAACGAAACCAGGAGCTAATGTAGGAGATGGTACAGGTGGAGCTTACACCTGGTTCTCCAGTTATGATGCTGGCATTGTTGGTAAAGCAGAGTTTATGGCTCACCAAACACTCTATACTAAGGCTATCAATAATACGGATGGCATAGCGACTCTAAGTGCTATTGCAGACGGTGGCTGGGCTACTGACGGTACTTATAAAACTAAGCTTATTGACATGTACAATACGCTTGGCAAAAAGTATGAATGGCTGGATAAGGAAGCTATCAGTGCTCATGGTGATAAACCTTATAAAGCAGTCACAGCTTCAGCTGGAGATACTGGTCCATCTGATACTTTTACAAGCAATAGTAAAGATTGTAGCGATTCTTCTTCAGGTGGTGCCACTGATGGTACAGGAACAGTTCCAGCTGATGCGACAGCCTGGGGATATAGTCCTGATAACTTACCAGAGAGTCTAAAGCAGTATATCATTGATCCTAAATCGCTTGGCATGGCCTATGCAAGCTCTTCTGGATGGTTTAATCCAGGTAGTGATTATTTAGCTGGTCAATGTGTTAATTTGACAATTAGCGTGGGAAACCATCTTTGGGGACATTCAGGGTCGGTTACTGGAAATGGTAAAGACCAAGCAGCAGCATGGGCTAGCATTTTTGGCAATTCTGTCAAAACTACTCCTAAAAAAGGAGCTATCTTTTCTACACAAAGCGGAGGTGGTGGTTATGGCCATACTGGTATTGTGTGCCATGTTTTTGAAAATGGTTCAATTTTGATTGTAGAGCAAAATACACCACTTTCAGGGGCAGATTATTTTAAAAAATCTTATACCTGGAACTATCGTATCTGGACACCAGAGCAACAAAAGGCAGAAATTACTACCTTTGCTTATCCAGATGGAAAAGAACCAAAACTTGGAAAGTAA
- a CDS encoding ISLre2 family transposase: MTNFDERELKEQLLAQNALDFYDFVAKYDEQMVPVMKARGYTCIHSMERTVAFTFGEFTFRRRRWKKGEDWFVPVDEKLGLKKNVRFSWEFMYQVARLSTMMPYEKVTQVIQMTYHITITKPTVVQAVKLCDQLLAERATYRFYEDTDGREKHKVDVIYIEGDGVMVKARDVDTDNRHYDLSHFVVHTGSHKVGSNRFELKDKKEFVGLDNRLAREQVLDYLYNTYEITERTLLITNSDGGHGYTPYVFKEIAKALKIKRHEHFWDEYHVNQKIKSFFKPYSEELLDRAFQAIKQHDKGKLRTVFDTTEALISTEEELETFKEFKRKLLNNFQYTKPAELRGFTHAGIGIMESQHRKITYRMKKRGMYWTVWGAETMSRIIVLNYEEQLRDLFFGSWREEYEKMTELESVSAGVIKSKLNRIERVYKLRRFSKREGKRGLRFGN, from the coding sequence ATGACAAACTTTGATGAACGAGAACTTAAAGAACAACTGCTTGCCCAAAATGCCCTTGATTTTTATGATTTTGTAGCTAAATACGATGAGCAAATGGTTCCAGTGATGAAAGCTAGAGGATACACCTGTATTCACTCAATGGAACGAACAGTTGCTTTTACCTTTGGAGAGTTTACGTTTCGCCGCCGCCGATGGAAGAAAGGGGAAGACTGGTTTGTTCCAGTGGATGAGAAACTTGGGTTAAAAAAGAATGTGCGTTTCTCCTGGGAATTTATGTATCAGGTTGCTAGACTATCAACGATGATGCCTTATGAAAAGGTAACTCAGGTTATTCAGATGACTTACCATATTACGATTACAAAGCCTACCGTTGTTCAAGCAGTTAAACTGTGTGATCAGCTGCTGGCAGAACGTGCAACCTATCGTTTTTATGAAGATACTGATGGCAGAGAGAAGCATAAGGTAGATGTGATTTATATTGAAGGTGACGGTGTGATGGTCAAGGCACGTGACGTAGATACGGATAACCGTCACTATGATTTATCGCATTTTGTAGTTCATACTGGAAGTCATAAAGTTGGTAGTAATCGTTTTGAGCTAAAAGATAAAAAGGAGTTTGTTGGTTTGGATAATCGGTTGGCTAGAGAGCAAGTATTAGACTATCTCTATAACACCTATGAGATAACCGAAAGAACACTTCTTATTACTAATTCTGACGGTGGTCACGGTTATACACCATATGTATTTAAGGAAATTGCTAAGGCCTTGAAAATTAAACGTCACGAACACTTTTGGGATGAATACCATGTTAACCAAAAGATAAAATCCTTTTTTAAACCTTATTCAGAAGAGCTCCTGGATAGAGCTTTTCAGGCGATTAAGCAGCATGATAAAGGGAAACTTCGCACAGTTTTTGATACGACAGAAGCATTGATTTCAACCGAAGAAGAACTAGAGACTTTTAAGGAGTTTAAGAGAAAGCTACTCAATAATTTTCAATACACTAAGCCAGCTGAATTAAGAGGGTTCACTCATGCAGGGATAGGTATTATGGAGTCTCAACACCGTAAAATTACTTACAGAATGAAGAAGCGTGGTATGTACTGGACAGTGTGGGGAGCAGAGACAATGAGCCGTATAATTGTTCTCAACTATGAGGAACAACTCAGAGATTTATTTTTTGGTTCCTGGAGAGAGGAATATGAAAAAATGACTGAGCTAGAGTCTGTTTCGGCAGGTGTAATCAAGTCAAAACTTAATCGGATTGAGCGTGTATATAAGCTACGTCGCTTTAGTAAGCGAGAAGGAAAACGAGGACTTCGTTTTGGTAATTAG